In a genomic window of Chryseobacterium sp. G0162:
- a CDS encoding alpha/beta hydrolase: MKTYQTNKAWKQLNELLPVDFQITDHNLPLEEVWQWKGNNIHLDRYPNPTAEYRIFLHHGVGTNGRQMNMIFGHQMAALGYEVVAIDNLGYGMTEVNQKDITYDDWVHCFADFVNSETKRDYKKPVLYGLSAGGMVCYNSACFMNEVHGIIGMCFLKNDDKTVGKETAKFGWANGFMFPMMNLLNTIGFKRFQLPMKAVSKMNFLTNNEKALKIFLNDDASAGANVQMQFLYEYMNYHLPIPVTEFNKCPILLTQPDKDRWTPLHLSQRSMKGIKAPFTVKLLENGGHYPMEKTALVQLIQYADEFITSLK, translated from the coding sequence ATGAAAACGTATCAAACCAATAAAGCTTGGAAACAATTGAACGAATTGCTTCCTGTTGATTTTCAGATTACAGACCACAATCTTCCCCTTGAAGAAGTATGGCAATGGAAAGGCAACAACATTCACCTTGACCGCTACCCTAATCCTACTGCTGAATACAGGATTTTTCTGCATCACGGGGTAGGAACCAACGGCCGGCAGATGAATATGATCTTCGGTCACCAGATGGCTGCACTTGGATATGAAGTAGTTGCTATTGATAATCTTGGGTATGGGATGACGGAAGTTAATCAAAAAGATATTACTTATGATGATTGGGTACATTGTTTCGCAGATTTTGTAAATTCTGAAACGAAGCGTGATTATAAAAAGCCTGTTCTTTACGGATTAAGCGCCGGAGGAATGGTGTGCTATAACTCGGCATGTTTTATGAATGAAGTCCATGGAATTATCGGAATGTGTTTCCTGAAAAATGATGATAAAACCGTTGGAAAAGAAACAGCAAAGTTCGGATGGGCTAATGGGTTTATGTTTCCCATGATGAATCTCCTGAATACAATAGGTTTTAAAAGATTTCAGTTGCCGATGAAAGCAGTTTCCAAAATGAATTTTCTTACCAATAATGAAAAGGCTTTGAAAATCTTTCTGAATGATGATGCATCAGCCGGTGCTAACGTTCAGATGCAGTTTTTATATGAATATATGAATTATCATTTGCCTATTCCTGTAACAGAGTTTAACAAATGTCCTATTCTGCTGACACAACCTGATAAAGACCGATGGACACCACTGCATTTGAGTCAACGATCGATGAAAGGCATTAAAGCTCCTTTTACAGTAAAATTATTAGAAAATGGTGGACATTATCCGATGGAAAAAACAGCTTTGGTGCAGCTTATTCAATATGCGGATGAGTTTATTACATCTTTGAAATAA
- a CDS encoding SMI1/KNR4 family protein: protein MISFKIRSIEEIEIEILKAKGNVQNFPKIIDFPFPEHYKKLVSVIKTTEIASEAILYNAVEAVNENKEYALSDSWCFAGNGQGDRWFLDRSGTVFFYNHDDEKSEPMNISFEEWLQMAFIVQQLDFYLDEYDEVSEPVRQNFYDTLNAIHPQLGENYPFIV, encoded by the coding sequence ATGATTTCATTTAAAATACGATCCATTGAAGAAATAGAAATTGAGATTTTAAAAGCAAAAGGGAACGTACAGAATTTCCCTAAAATCATTGATTTTCCTTTTCCTGAACATTATAAAAAGCTTGTTTCTGTAATCAAAACAACGGAGATCGCATCAGAAGCTATTCTATATAATGCTGTTGAAGCGGTTAATGAAAATAAAGAATATGCCCTGTCAGACTCTTGGTGTTTTGCAGGAAATGGGCAAGGAGATCGATGGTTTCTGGATAGAAGCGGAACTGTTTTCTTTTATAATCATGATGATGAAAAATCAGAACCCATGAATATCAGTTTTGAAGAATGGTTGCAGATGGCATTCATTGTTCAACAATTGGATTTTTACTTAGATGAGTATGATGAAGTTTCAGAACCTGTCAGACAAAACTTTTATGATACGCTGAATGCCATTCATCCCCAATTAGGAGAGAATTACCCTTTTATAGTTTAG
- a CDS encoding TlpA family protein disulfide reductase, giving the protein MSNLSTLLLTVLFIIILVNPDAKAWLMRQAASTGILNSSISESVKKPGNAVAYTGLMLKNEDGTLIDPFDLKDKVVFINFWASWCPPCRAEFPSIEKLYNRYKTHPNIIFLTINLDDNPDLGKAYLKEKGFTVPFIIPAGSIPGEIYNGSLPTTVVLDKKGEIRLHHTGVADYSKDSFYQQIDSLLK; this is encoded by the coding sequence ATGAGTAATCTTTCCACTCTACTATTAACGGTTTTGTTCATTATCATATTGGTAAATCCGGATGCGAAGGCATGGCTGATGAGACAGGCCGCATCCACAGGAATACTCAATTCCAGTATTTCTGAATCCGTGAAGAAACCAGGAAATGCTGTAGCTTATACAGGTTTGATGCTAAAAAATGAAGATGGGACGCTTATTGATCCCTTTGATCTGAAAGATAAAGTGGTCTTTATTAATTTCTGGGCCTCATGGTGTCCTCCCTGCCGGGCTGAGTTTCCATCAATTGAAAAGTTGTATAACCGATACAAAACCCATCCGAATATCATATTCCTCACGATAAATCTTGACGATAACCCCGATTTGGGAAAAGCTTATTTAAAAGAAAAAGGATTTACAGTTCCTTTTATAATTCCTGCAGGTAGTATTCCGGGAGAAATTTATAACGGTTCGTTGCCAACTACTGTTGTACTGGATAAAAAAGGAGAAATCCGCCTTCATCACACCGGAGTGGCAGATTACAGCAAGGATTCTTTTTACCAGCAAATTGATTCTTTACTGAAATAA
- a CDS encoding TonB-dependent receptor, producing the protein MQTSFFKITAATAALCFSTLVMAQQQSRSISGTVKDKKNGELLIGVTVKVSDDPSINVVANEYGFYSLSVPEGSHTIIISYPGYKDFEQQINVDQNMKLDILLNQEEQKSNTIDEVVVSGIKKDKNLTSAQMGTETLNIKSIEKLPVLFGEKDVMKTIQLLPGIKSNGEGSSGFSVRGGATDQNLILLDEAPVYNASHLLGFFSTFNSDALKDASIIKGNSPAQYGGRLSSVMDVKMKDGNNKNYNVNGGIGLISSRLSVEGPIQKEKSSFIVSGRRTYADLFLKSSKDYKDNKLYFYDLNLKANYQINENNRIYISGYFGRDVLGLGDTFNTDWGNTTATLRWNSIINSKLFSNTSIIYSNYDYKIGLKNNESEFNLNSKIQDWNLKQDFTWFAGNKHSVRFGLQSIYHTLTPSSASGTIVNSYSRNPRYSWENALYINDDFKATEKLTINYGMRLSFFSVLGGDTFNTYENGELMGSQYLEKGKFGKTYTNLEPRITANYRINEVSSVKGGYSRNTQNLHLLSNSSSGNPTDQWIGSSYSVKPEIADQVSVGYSRNFNNNNYELNAEIYYKSMQNQIDFKNGAQIGFSTAADVEGELLFGKGRAYGLELIAKKKSGKLTGWISYTLSKTERKIDGINDNQWYNARMDKTHDISIVATYQLNPKWTLSGLFLYSTGNAVTFPVGKYELNGQTVFQYNSRNADRMPAYHRMDLSATYEPESNKRFRGSWTFGIYNLYGRENAYTITFEDNPNNPGTTRAMQTSLFRWVPNITYNFKF; encoded by the coding sequence ATGCAAACATCTTTTTTCAAGATTACCGCAGCCACTGCTGCGCTCTGTTTCAGCACTCTGGTGATGGCCCAACAGCAATCCCGCTCCATAAGCGGAACAGTGAAAGATAAAAAAAACGGCGAATTACTGATTGGTGTAACGGTAAAAGTAAGCGATGATCCTTCGATTAACGTTGTAGCCAATGAATATGGATTTTACTCGCTATCAGTGCCGGAAGGGAGCCATACCATCATTATTTCTTATCCCGGTTACAAGGATTTTGAGCAACAAATCAACGTTGATCAGAACATGAAACTGGATATTCTTCTTAACCAGGAAGAGCAAAAATCCAATACGATAGATGAAGTAGTTGTTTCCGGGATTAAAAAGGATAAAAATCTTACCAGTGCCCAAATGGGAACTGAAACTTTAAATATCAAAAGTATAGAGAAACTTCCTGTTTTATTTGGTGAGAAGGACGTTATGAAAACCATACAGCTTCTGCCGGGTATTAAAAGTAACGGTGAAGGAAGCAGCGGCTTCAGTGTAAGAGGGGGTGCTACAGATCAAAACCTGATCCTTTTGGATGAAGCTCCGGTGTATAATGCGTCACATTTACTTGGGTTTTTCAGTACATTCAATAGTGATGCTTTGAAAGATGCCAGCATCATCAAAGGAAATAGCCCTGCTCAGTATGGAGGACGCCTTTCTTCAGTAATGGACGTGAAAATGAAGGATGGAAATAACAAAAATTATAATGTAAATGGTGGAATCGGACTGATTAGCAGCAGGCTGAGTGTGGAAGGGCCGATTCAGAAAGAAAAATCTTCTTTTATTGTATCCGGAAGAAGAACGTATGCCGATTTATTCCTTAAATCTTCTAAGGATTATAAAGACAATAAATTATATTTTTATGATCTTAATCTGAAAGCCAATTATCAGATCAATGAAAATAACCGTATTTATATTTCGGGATATTTCGGAAGAGATGTATTAGGATTGGGAGATACATTCAATACCGATTGGGGAAATACTACTGCAACATTACGATGGAACAGTATTATCAACAGTAAGCTTTTCTCCAATACATCTATTATCTACAGTAATTATGATTACAAGATTGGCCTGAAAAATAACGAGAGCGAATTTAATTTAAATTCAAAGATTCAGGACTGGAATCTTAAACAGGACTTTACCTGGTTTGCAGGAAACAAGCATTCTGTACGATTCGGGTTGCAGTCTATTTACCATACTTTGACACCAAGCAGTGCTTCCGGAACAATTGTGAATTCTTATTCAAGAAACCCAAGATATTCATGGGAAAATGCCCTGTACATCAATGATGATTTCAAAGCAACAGAAAAGCTTACCATTAATTACGGAATGCGACTTTCCTTCTTCAGTGTATTGGGTGGCGACACTTTCAATACTTACGAAAACGGAGAACTTATGGGAAGTCAATATTTAGAAAAAGGGAAATTCGGAAAAACGTATACCAACCTTGAGCCGCGTATTACAGCTAATTACCGCATTAATGAAGTAAGCAGTGTGAAAGGAGGATACTCCAGAAACACCCAAAACCTCCATCTTTTGAGCAACAGCAGCAGTGGAAATCCTACCGACCAATGGATTGGAAGCAGCTATTCGGTGAAGCCTGAAATTGCAGATCAGGTGAGTGTAGGCTACAGCAGAAATTTCAATAACAACAATTATGAATTGAATGCTGAAATTTATTATAAATCCATGCAAAACCAGATCGATTTCAAAAACGGAGCCCAGATTGGCTTCAGTACTGCAGCAGATGTAGAAGGTGAGTTATTGTTTGGTAAAGGAAGAGCTTACGGACTGGAACTTATTGCCAAAAAGAAAAGTGGAAAACTGACTGGTTGGATCTCTTATACCCTATCTAAAACTGAAAGAAAGATCGACGGAATTAATGACAATCAATGGTACAATGCCAGAATGGATAAGACCCATGATATTTCTATCGTTGCCACTTATCAGCTTAACCCAAAATGGACCCTTTCCGGGCTGTTTCTTTACAGCACAGGAAATGCAGTAACCTTCCCTGTTGGAAAATATGAACTGAACGGGCAGACGGTATTCCAGTATAACAGCAGAAATGCTGACAGAATGCCAGCATATCACAGAATGGATCTTAGTGCCACCTACGAACCGGAATCGAATAAGCGTTTCCGCGGATCATGGACATTCGGAATTTACAACTTGTATGGCCGTGAAAACGCCTACACCATTACTTTCGAAGACAATCCAAACAATCCGGGAACAACCCGCGCTATGCAGACTTCCCTATTCCGTTGGGTCCCTAATATCACTTACAATTTCAAATTTTAA
- a CDS encoding DUF4249 domain-containing protein has translation MKKAFFIILSAIALTSCEKEIDLDLADQSGNIVIEGNITDKNGSYTVKITKSVGFAQPNQYPAVTGAQVILTDNTGQTETLEYAGGGEYKTSTFLGVPGRTYTLKVVAEGKQYTAQSTMPKAVELEGLVQDTFMFGSKKTYTLLPVFTDPAELGNRYLFSFTINNLPKKYISVLSDNLNNGLPNQWTLGLPNDDNKGRDHEVIVGDVIDVEMQSIDTNIFTYYSALLKISEGYGGSVTPANPPSNISNGALGYFSAHTVRSMVTQIQ, from the coding sequence ATGAAAAAAGCATTCTTTATCATATTATCTGCCATTGCATTAACTTCTTGTGAAAAAGAGATTGATCTGGATCTGGCTGATCAAAGTGGAAACATTGTCATTGAAGGAAATATCACCGATAAAAATGGATCATATACCGTAAAAATTACCAAATCTGTTGGTTTTGCCCAACCTAACCAATATCCGGCTGTTACGGGAGCCCAGGTTATTCTAACTGATAATACAGGACAAACAGAAACACTGGAATATGCAGGAGGAGGAGAATACAAAACGAGTACTTTTCTTGGAGTACCAGGCAGAACATATACTCTTAAAGTTGTAGCAGAAGGAAAACAATATACTGCTCAAAGTACTATGCCTAAGGCCGTTGAACTGGAAGGTCTTGTACAGGATACTTTTATGTTCGGAAGTAAGAAGACCTATACTCTTCTACCTGTTTTTACAGATCCTGCTGAATTAGGTAACCGATATCTTTTCAGTTTTACCATCAATAATTTACCTAAAAAGTACATCAGTGTACTTTCTGATAATTTAAACAACGGATTACCCAATCAATGGACTTTGGGACTTCCTAATGATGATAATAAAGGTAGGGATCACGAAGTGATCGTTGGTGATGTTATTGATGTTGAAATGCAGTCTATTGACACCAATATATTCACATATTACAGTGCTCTTCTTAAGATCTCAGAAGGATATGGAGGCAGTGTTACCCCTGCTAACCCGCCAAGTAATATCAGTAATGGAGCTTTAGGATATTTCTCCGCACATACTGTAAGATCTATGGTTACACAGATTCAATAG
- a CDS encoding VOC family protein yields MKLTSLRIITKDIQQSVMFYEKAAGCTAQWYTEDFAELNTHSITIAIGSTRTMKMFGGEHLTASKGFTNTIIEFLVDDVDGEYENIKNLSHHIVQEPTTMPWGNRSLLFCDPDGNLINFFTPVSSEAIQKFR; encoded by the coding sequence ATGAAATTAACATCACTAAGAATCATTACAAAAGACATCCAGCAATCAGTTATGTTTTATGAGAAAGCAGCAGGATGTACGGCTCAATGGTATACGGAAGATTTTGCTGAACTTAATACCCACTCTATTACGATAGCCATCGGAAGCACGCGTACCATGAAAATGTTTGGAGGAGAACATCTTACAGCATCTAAAGGTTTTACCAATACCATTATCGAGTTTTTAGTAGATGATGTTGATGGCGAATATGAAAACATTAAAAATCTGAGCCATCATATTGTACAGGAACCTACAACAATGCCTTGGGGGAATCGTTCTCTCCTTTTCTGCGATCCGGATGGGAATCTGATTAACTTTTTTACCCCTGTAAGCTCTGAAGCGATTCAAAAATTTAGATAA